From Blastocatellia bacterium, a single genomic window includes:
- a CDS encoding MFS transporter, which yields MSREGRRALLVIGLGHFVSDLHTSTLYPLLPLIARRLNLSEAEVFWLAPLLNLTSSLLQPVYGFLADRYTRRAFAIIGPAIAGSFISLIGAAPSYGWLVLFLILGGMGNGAFHPQGAALVARANAHRRRLALSIFSSSGTLGFALGPAIITTVVAATDVTHTYLLMPLGWMVALLIYCYGPREDSHVAPSNGHEMLRHLTARLRGVWRPMLFLYLITVSRSATYVMTNSYIPFILTQRGYGLRETGGLLTAYLLAGACGSFFGGAFAERFGGRWLTLGTGILVPLLLATAALTTGPMSAIALVAGGFVLMSVFPVNVATAQELASGETSTVSALMMGFAWGVGSMAPALCEPFTRTLGFEGVLATMAVFPLMTAFLALWVPEARAPELQLRVVRPHPAK from the coding sequence ATGTCGAGAGAAGGAAGGCGTGCGCTCCTGGTCATCGGATTGGGCCACTTCGTCAGTGATCTTCATACGAGCACGCTGTATCCGCTACTGCCGCTGATTGCGCGACGACTGAATCTGAGCGAGGCGGAGGTCTTCTGGCTTGCGCCATTGTTAAACCTCACGTCCTCGCTCCTGCAGCCCGTGTACGGATTCCTCGCCGACCGATACACGCGTCGCGCATTCGCCATCATTGGGCCGGCCATCGCGGGATCGTTCATCTCCCTGATCGGTGCAGCTCCTTCGTATGGATGGCTCGTGCTTTTCCTCATCCTGGGCGGGATGGGCAATGGTGCCTTCCATCCACAGGGGGCGGCGTTGGTCGCTCGCGCCAACGCACATCGGCGCCGCCTCGCCCTCTCGATATTTTCCTCCTCAGGGACGCTGGGGTTCGCTCTTGGCCCTGCGATCATCACGACGGTCGTAGCGGCGACGGACGTCACGCACACGTATCTCCTGATGCCGCTCGGATGGATGGTCGCCTTGCTCATCTACTGCTACGGACCACGAGAAGACTCGCACGTGGCTCCCTCAAATGGACACGAGATGCTTCGGCATCTCACGGCGAGATTGCGAGGGGTGTGGCGCCCGATGCTTTTCCTCTATCTGATCACCGTCTCGCGGTCGGCGACATATGTGATGACCAACAGCTACATCCCCTTCATTCTGACGCAGCGAGGGTATGGTCTGCGCGAGACGGGAGGGCTACTGACGGCATATTTGCTGGCCGGCGCGTGCGGGAGCTTCTTCGGAGGTGCCTTCGCCGAACGCTTCGGCGGCCGATGGCTCACCTTGGGCACTGGGATACTCGTTCCCCTCCTCCTGGCGACGGCTGCCCTGACGACGGGCCCCATGAGCGCGATCGCTCTCGTCGCCGGAGGCTTCGTCCTCATGTCCGTCTTCCCCGTGAATGTCGCGACGGCTCAAGAGCTGGCTTCCGGAGAGACCTCAACCGTCTCCGCGCTGATGATGGGCTTTGCGTGGGGTGTCGGCTCGATGGCTCCGGCGCTCTGTGAGCCGTTCACGCGCACGCTGGGATTCGAAGGCGTTCTCGCCACGATGGCGGTGTTCCCCCTGATGACGGCTTTCCTCGCTCTGTGGGTTCCCGAGGCGCGCGCGCCCGAGCTTCAGCTCCGCGTAGTGCGGCCACATCCAGCCAAGTGA
- a CDS encoding glycosyltransferase family 4 protein: MKIALVVHRFFPEGIGGVETLTAHLARALRERGHGVLLLCAARSLGFEGPLRFLRETYGEIPIWRIAGEGEKKTAPIRATYRDEAIGEAVAQLWREERPDLVHVLHGLFLSASVIESAHRAGLPLVWTLPDYWPICWKTTLLTWDDRLCAGDWRVPTSECVACLIFESRTYRRLFGENRFWPRPLARGLVRIARSAVGHRVLPPLWTHAVEALRARPEWFRTLVRHADALVAVSSFSFDLFRAIGFPQDRLRLIEQTIVPVVGAMPASARKERWRFGYIGRMTRTKGVDVLVRAFRLADLGGRATLELFGGFEDAAFRDRVLQLADGDPRIRFHGEFPPERLGEVLAQIDVLVIPSRWPETGPLVLLEALAAGRPVLGARVGQMGRMIEPGRNGWFFERGDAHDLAAALRKIVARSEAWPDLRYASHSIKPFEEMVSEYEALYRECVERHGREASSAHVGNPDIPR; the protein is encoded by the coding sequence ATGAAGATCGCCCTCGTCGTTCATCGGTTTTTCCCCGAGGGCATCGGGGGAGTTGAAACGTTGACCGCTCATCTGGCTCGCGCGTTGCGTGAGCGTGGGCACGGGGTGCTCCTCCTCTGCGCAGCGCGCTCGCTTGGATTCGAAGGGCCGCTTCGTTTCCTTCGCGAGACATATGGGGAGATCCCCATTTGGCGCATCGCCGGGGAGGGGGAGAAAAAGACAGCGCCGATTCGGGCCACATATCGAGATGAAGCGATCGGCGAGGCCGTCGCGCAATTGTGGCGCGAAGAGCGTCCCGATCTCGTGCACGTGCTGCATGGATTGTTCCTCTCAGCTTCCGTCATCGAGAGCGCTCATCGAGCGGGATTACCGCTCGTATGGACGCTTCCAGACTATTGGCCCATCTGTTGGAAGACAACGCTCCTGACCTGGGACGACCGGCTTTGCGCGGGGGATTGGCGCGTGCCGACCTCCGAATGCGTGGCCTGTCTGATTTTCGAGAGTCGGACATATCGTCGGCTCTTCGGCGAGAACCGATTCTGGCCGCGACCGCTGGCGCGGGGGCTGGTTCGAATCGCGCGAAGTGCAGTGGGACACCGTGTCCTTCCGCCGCTCTGGACGCATGCTGTGGAAGCGCTGCGCGCGCGACCCGAATGGTTTCGAACGCTCGTTCGCCATGCGGACGCGCTTGTCGCCGTGAGTTCATTCTCCTTCGATCTCTTCCGCGCCATCGGATTCCCGCAAGATCGTCTCCGTTTGATCGAGCAAACTATCGTCCCGGTCGTTGGGGCCATGCCCGCGTCGGCCCGGAAGGAGAGATGGCGTTTCGGATACATCGGGCGGATGACGCGAACCAAAGGCGTTGATGTGCTCGTTCGCGCTTTTCGTCTCGCCGACCTGGGGGGGCGCGCGACGTTGGAGCTTTTCGGTGGATTCGAGGACGCGGCGTTTCGCGATCGCGTCTTGCAGTTGGCGGATGGAGATCCGCGCATTCGCTTTCACGGAGAGTTTCCGCCGGAACGGTTGGGTGAAGTTCTCGCGCAAATAGACGTGCTCGTCATCCCCTCGCGATGGCCGGAGACGGGACCGCTTGTGCTCTTGGAGGCGCTCGCGGCCGGACGCCCAGTCCTCGGCGCACGCGTGGGACAGATGGGGCGGATGATCGAACCGGGACGAAACGGGTGGTTCTTCGAGCGTGGAGATGCGCATGATTTGGCAGCCGCGCTTCGAAAGATCGTCGCGCGATCCGAAGCATGGCCGGATCTCCGGTATGCCTCCCATTCGATCAAGCCTTTCGAGGAGATGGTGAGCGAATATGAGGCGCTCTATCGCGAATGCGTGGAACGTCATGGCCGCGAAGCTTCGAGCGCGCATGTCGGGAATCCAGACATCCCTCGATGA
- a CDS encoding helix-hairpin-helix domain-containing protein: MGSALVLLLALALAISRFRSWREERAISQRSALIESQCAPGKVNVNRATQKELEAVPGIGPVLAQEIIRYRERHGPFRRLEELLILRGVSTRKLRALSAALCVEDGRSGNTN, encoded by the coding sequence ATGGGGAGCGCGCTCGTCCTGCTGCTCGCTCTAGCGCTCGCCATATCGCGCTTTCGATCTTGGAGGGAAGAGCGTGCGATCTCGCAGCGCTCGGCATTAATCGAAAGCCAGTGCGCGCCGGGAAAGGTGAACGTGAATCGAGCGACGCAGAAAGAGTTGGAGGCCGTTCCCGGTATTGGGCCTGTCCTCGCTCAGGAGATCATCCGCTATCGCGAGCGGCACGGTCCATTCCGTCGCCTGGAGGAGTTGCTGATCTTGCGAGGCGTGAGCACGCGGAAGCTTCGCGCGTTATCCGCGGCGCTCTGCGTTGAAGACGGACGTTCGGGGAATACGAATTGA
- the rsmD gene encoding 16S rRNA (guanine(966)-N(2))-methyltransferase RsmD: MRVIAGLYKGRRLKSLSGREVRPTPDRLRESLFNILRPRLTGARFLDLCAGTGSVGIEALSRGARQVTFVERSPAVIAVLRRNLSACGIGDGIVVLQQDAVRALEQFGAHGETFDIIFFDPPYASMLYDPVLECLARKPWVLAPEGVLIVMHHAKRALEPRYGELERVRQVRQGENVLSFYTRRPLLTPARYSEAEEQEPTFSLVGSPVE; this comes from the coding sequence GTGCGCGTGATCGCAGGCCTGTACAAGGGGCGACGCCTGAAGAGCCTTTCGGGGAGGGAAGTCCGGCCGACTCCCGACCGATTGAGGGAATCCCTTTTCAATATCCTGCGACCACGACTTACGGGTGCGCGTTTCCTCGATCTCTGTGCGGGGACGGGATCAGTAGGGATTGAGGCACTCAGTCGTGGGGCACGACAGGTCACGTTCGTCGAGCGCTCTCCCGCAGTCATCGCCGTACTCCGGCGAAATCTTAGCGCCTGCGGCATCGGCGATGGCATCGTGGTCCTTCAGCAGGATGCCGTCCGCGCTCTGGAGCAATTCGGCGCACATGGGGAGACCTTCGACATAATCTTCTTCGACCCCCCGTATGCCTCGATGCTCTATGACCCCGTGCTCGAATGCCTCGCGCGCAAGCCGTGGGTGTTGGCGCCAGAAGGAGTGCTCATTGTCATGCATCATGCCAAGCGTGCCTTGGAACCTCGCTATGGGGAGTTGGAACGCGTGCGGCAGGTGCGACAAGGAGAGAACGTCTTGAGCTTCTACACGCGTCGCCCCTTGCTGACACCCGCGCGGTACAGTGAAGCCGAGGAGCAGGAGCCAACGTTCTCCCTCGTGGGAAGCCCTGTGGAATGA
- the rlmN gene encoding 23S rRNA (adenine(2503)-C(2))-methyltransferase RlmN, whose product MKKALLGWTREELKQVLRAHDPKPYRAHQLFEALHRRRIADLRAATDLPLSLRESLAAEYVITDVEIIDVFQGGDGTRRYLLRLRDGVRIESVWLPEPYADTICLSTQAGCPLACQFCMTARLGLQRNLDAGEILAQVWLVLNDIYGPEAKPERGVNLVLMGMGEPLLNYENVMKAIRLFCDPRGMGISQRRITLSTAGVAPRIRQLAEEPIRPELAISLTATTNALRDQLMPINRRWPLEELLAVCREYPLRRNEWISFEYVMLDGINDGEEDARRLVRLLRGIRAKVNLIPHNPAPELPFTASPESRILRFQQILRAAGIPTFIRQPRGREIAAACGQLAARQQEDLARLPTLSQPFRPIPQGDDRQFLQQR is encoded by the coding sequence ATGAAAAAAGCGCTTCTCGGGTGGACGCGAGAGGAGCTGAAGCAGGTGCTCCGAGCGCACGATCCGAAGCCATATCGCGCGCATCAACTCTTTGAGGCGCTCCACCGGCGGCGGATCGCAGACCTGCGGGCGGCAACCGATCTTCCGCTCTCCCTGCGGGAGAGTCTCGCGGCGGAATATGTCATTACGGATGTGGAGATCATCGATGTCTTCCAGGGGGGTGATGGGACGCGGCGCTACCTGTTGCGGCTAAGGGATGGCGTACGTATCGAATCGGTATGGCTCCCTGAGCCGTACGCTGACACGATCTGCCTCTCCACGCAAGCAGGCTGTCCCCTAGCCTGCCAGTTTTGCATGACGGCTCGCCTGGGATTGCAGCGGAACCTTGACGCTGGGGAGATCCTCGCCCAGGTCTGGCTCGTTCTCAACGACATTTATGGCCCTGAGGCGAAGCCGGAGCGAGGTGTCAATCTCGTCCTCATGGGGATGGGCGAACCCCTTTTGAATTACGAGAACGTGATGAAGGCGATTCGCCTCTTTTGCGATCCGAGAGGGATGGGCATTTCTCAGCGACGGATCACGCTCTCGACGGCTGGCGTCGCTCCTCGAATTCGTCAGCTCGCTGAGGAACCCATTCGGCCAGAGCTAGCGATCTCGCTTACGGCGACGACGAACGCGCTGCGGGATCAGCTCATGCCGATCAATCGGCGATGGCCGCTCGAGGAGCTTCTGGCTGTTTGTCGCGAGTATCCGCTTCGAAGGAATGAGTGGATCTCCTTCGAGTACGTGATGCTCGACGGGATCAACGATGGCGAAGAGGATGCGCGACGGCTCGTCCGGCTGCTGCGCGGGATTCGCGCGAAGGTGAATCTGATTCCGCACAATCCCGCTCCAGAGTTACCGTTCACCGCCTCGCCAGAGTCGCGCATTTTGCGTTTCCAACAGATCCTGCGTGCGGCGGGCATTCCGACATTCATTCGCCAACCGCGAGGTCGAGAGATCGCTGCTGCGTGCGGGCAACTTGCTGCCCGCCAGCAGGAGGACTTGGCACGGCTTCCGACTCTCTCGCAGCCGTTCCGTCCCATCCCGCAGGGTGACGACCGGCAGTTCCTGCAACAGCGGTAA
- the mpl gene encoding UDP-N-acetylmuramate:L-alanyl-gamma-D-glutamyl-meso-diaminopimelate ligase gives MSGRHYHLVGIGGTAMAGLAGLLLAKGYRVTGSDHDVYPPMSELLERLGISVARGYRPENLRPHPDRVVIGNALSRGNPEIEYALDAKLHYVSLPEVLKEEFIRGRHSVVIAGTHGKTTTTSLMAWTLEQGGQCPSFLIGGIAENFGTNFRWNESAYFVVEGDEYDSAFFDKGPKFMHYLPDTVILNAIEFDHADIYPDLDAVKTAFRRLINIIPQRGRVIADFDSPVVRDVVAGAWCPVHSFGLTAEVEWRAERIRMSERGTTFQVWHREAFVGEFFTPLVGEFNVRNCLAVIAAATALGLQQEAIASALASFRSVRRRMEIKAEIAGITLIDDFAHHPTAVRVTLQALRQRYPDRRLIAVFEPRSRTSRLRIMQPAFEEALFVADVAIIGPVFRPEVVPEAARLSPSELARALRERGRPAYAFSSVEEIVNALDEMLLSGDVVVILSNGDFGGLLGKLILRLRERDPRGVL, from the coding sequence ATGTCGGGACGACATTATCACCTCGTTGGGATTGGCGGAACGGCGATGGCCGGATTAGCCGGGCTCCTGCTGGCCAAAGGTTATCGAGTCACGGGATCGGATCACGACGTCTATCCCCCAATGTCTGAACTGCTCGAGCGTTTGGGCATCTCGGTCGCTCGAGGATATCGGCCAGAGAACTTGCGGCCCCATCCGGATCGCGTCGTCATCGGGAACGCCCTCTCGCGGGGAAATCCGGAGATCGAATATGCGCTCGATGCGAAATTGCATTATGTCTCTCTGCCCGAGGTCCTCAAGGAGGAGTTCATCCGAGGTCGGCATTCGGTCGTGATCGCGGGGACGCATGGTAAGACGACGACGACCTCACTTATGGCATGGACGCTCGAGCAAGGAGGGCAATGCCCGAGTTTCCTGATCGGAGGGATCGCGGAGAACTTTGGAACGAATTTTCGATGGAACGAGAGCGCGTACTTCGTCGTCGAGGGGGACGAATATGACAGCGCGTTCTTCGATAAAGGGCCGAAGTTCATGCATTACTTGCCAGACACGGTGATCTTGAACGCCATCGAATTCGATCACGCCGACATTTATCCCGACTTGGACGCTGTGAAGACGGCCTTTCGGCGCTTGATCAATATCATCCCCCAGCGCGGGCGCGTGATCGCCGATTTCGATTCGCCAGTCGTGCGCGACGTGGTCGCTGGAGCATGGTGCCCCGTGCATTCCTTCGGCCTCACCGCGGAGGTTGAGTGGCGTGCCGAAAGAATTCGCATGAGTGAACGAGGGACGACGTTCCAGGTATGGCATCGTGAGGCTTTCGTCGGGGAGTTCTTCACCCCATTGGTCGGCGAATTCAATGTGCGGAATTGTCTGGCCGTGATTGCGGCTGCTACGGCGCTCGGCCTCCAGCAAGAGGCGATCGCGAGCGCGCTGGCAAGTTTTCGCAGCGTCCGGCGCCGGATGGAGATTAAGGCGGAGATCGCGGGAATTACGCTCATTGATGATTTCGCCCATCATCCGACGGCCGTGCGCGTCACCCTGCAGGCGCTGCGGCAGCGATATCCCGATCGGCGGCTCATTGCCGTTTTCGAACCGAGATCGCGAACGTCGCGCCTGCGCATCATGCAGCCGGCTTTCGAAGAAGCGCTTTTTGTGGCAGATGTCGCCATCATCGGCCCCGTGTTTCGACCTGAAGTTGTCCCGGAGGCTGCGCGCCTTTCCCCATCAGAGCTTGCGCGCGCGTTGCGAGAGCGTGGGCGTCCGGCTTATGCCTTCTCCTCGGTGGAAGAGATCGTAAATGCCCTGGATGAGATGCTCCTGTCTGGCGACGTCGTCGTCATCCTCTCCAATGGAGATTTCGGGGGGCTCCTTGGAAAGCTCATCTTGAGGCTGCGCGAGCGCGACCCTAGGGGAGTCCTTTGA
- the rho gene encoding transcription termination factor Rho — protein sequence MTKNDLILIEGVLEVLPEGHGFLLSPENGYIPSPDDIYVAQSQIRRFKMRTGDVVCGLCRPPHDDERYFALVRVETINGEPPDKRRETPPFETLVPLFPEERFHLETTPDNLSARVMDLLTPIGKGQRGLIVAPPRTGKTVLLQTIANSITRNHPEVKLIVLLIDERPEEVTDWERKVHGEIVASTFDQPAERHARVAEMVLEKAKRLVEYGNDVVILLDSITRLARAHNSIVERSGRTLTGGIDASAMEKPKRFFGAARNLEDAGSLTIIATALIDTGSRMDQVIFEEFKGTGNMEIHLDRALADKRVFPAIDIHRSGTRREELLIPPQDLNRIIVLRRVLATLSPVEAMQLMLERLAKTKTNAEFLNSLQVESERAASSRR from the coding sequence ATGACGAAAAACGATCTCATCCTGATCGAGGGCGTCCTGGAAGTCTTGCCGGAAGGGCATGGCTTTCTGCTGTCGCCCGAAAATGGGTACATTCCGAGCCCGGACGACATCTACGTCGCGCAATCGCAGATTCGCCGCTTCAAGATGCGCACTGGCGATGTCGTGTGCGGGCTCTGTCGTCCCCCGCACGATGATGAGCGGTATTTCGCGCTGGTGCGTGTGGAGACGATCAATGGTGAACCTCCGGACAAGCGCCGGGAAACGCCTCCGTTTGAGACGCTCGTCCCCTTGTTCCCGGAGGAGCGGTTCCACCTGGAGACGACGCCGGACAATCTCTCGGCGCGGGTGATGGATCTGCTGACGCCGATCGGCAAGGGACAGCGCGGATTAATCGTCGCCCCGCCGCGGACGGGGAAGACGGTGCTCCTGCAGACGATTGCCAATTCGATCACGCGCAATCATCCGGAGGTGAAGCTCATCGTCCTCTTGATTGATGAGCGTCCGGAGGAAGTCACCGACTGGGAGCGGAAGGTACACGGCGAGATCGTAGCCTCCACGTTCGATCAGCCCGCGGAGCGGCATGCGCGCGTGGCGGAGATGGTCTTGGAGAAGGCCAAGCGGCTCGTCGAGTACGGCAACGACGTGGTCATTCTGCTGGACTCGATCACTCGCCTGGCGCGGGCGCACAACTCCATCGTGGAGCGGAGCGGTCGGACGTTGACCGGCGGAATTGACGCCAGCGCCATGGAGAAGCCCAAGCGCTTCTTCGGCGCCGCGCGCAACCTCGAAGATGCCGGGAGCCTGACGATCATCGCGACCGCGCTCATTGACACCGGATCCCGCATGGATCAGGTCATCTTCGAGGAATTCAAGGGGACGGGCAACATGGAGATCCATCTCGACCGCGCGCTGGCGGATAAGCGCGTCTTCCCGGCCATTGACATCCATCGGTCGGGGACCCGGCGGGAGGAGCTGCTAATCCCGCCGCAGGATCTGAATCGCATCATTGTCTTGCGCCGTGTCCTGGCTACGCTCTCGCCGGTCGAAGCCATGCAGCTCATGTTGGAACGCCTGGCGAAGACGAAGACGAACGCGGAATTTCTGAACTCGCTCCAGGTCGAATCGGAGCGAGCGGCGTCGTCTCGACGTTGA
- a CDS encoding sigma-70 family RNA polymerase sigma factor, which produces MTKEDILLDSMDDALLMEEDPSSLEGGFAREDLLDFAYPEGEFEEGLEGFSEGEVLEEEIAGEGEVEEVEAVDAIRTYFREIASTPLLTQEGEVILAKRIERGQRLVRKALSRSPIAVMELLALGDRLRKGEIELEEFVDTEAEASSEERLRQLKARVFQILDEAKKLYRRCQTQAERLRALRQEGARRRRLLRQFQETRILLARKMRELDLTPSVRERLIGKIREANEELRRAREELQQAESALARSRRKDNRELRARVRAARRRVRELEEKYGVALQDPARTLEQITRGEQQSEQARKELTEANLRLVIAFAKRYAHLGLPLLDLIQEGNIGLMKAVEKFDYRRGYKFSTYAVWWIRQAIRRAISDKARTIRLPVHVTDTLERVRQVTRELGEKLGREPTPAEIARKVGITTEKLRQLMEAAQGPVSLETPMFENEEVRLGHLIPDKSSNNPIELAIQNNLKRVTEESLQVLTPREQTIIRMRFGLNPQGEEYTLEEIGKHLGVTRERVRQIEARALAKLRHPAISSKLKSFLG; this is translated from the coding sequence ATGACGAAGGAGGACATCTTGCTGGACTCCATGGATGATGCGCTCCTCATGGAGGAGGATCCCTCGTCCTTGGAAGGCGGATTCGCCCGCGAGGACCTCTTGGACTTTGCTTATCCGGAGGGAGAGTTCGAAGAGGGATTGGAGGGATTCTCTGAGGGGGAGGTCTTAGAAGAGGAGATCGCTGGGGAAGGAGAGGTCGAAGAGGTCGAGGCGGTTGATGCCATCCGGACCTATTTCCGGGAGATCGCTTCGACGCCGCTGTTGACACAGGAGGGGGAGGTCATACTGGCCAAGCGCATTGAGCGCGGGCAGCGCTTGGTCCGGAAGGCGCTCTCCCGCTCGCCGATCGCCGTCATGGAGCTGCTGGCGCTAGGCGATCGGCTTCGCAAGGGGGAGATCGAGTTGGAGGAATTTGTGGACACGGAGGCGGAGGCGTCGTCCGAAGAGCGGTTGCGTCAGTTGAAGGCGCGCGTGTTCCAAATCCTGGATGAGGCGAAGAAGCTCTATCGACGCTGCCAGACGCAGGCCGAGCGGTTGCGCGCGTTGCGTCAAGAGGGAGCGCGGCGGCGACGGCTCTTGCGGCAGTTTCAGGAGACGCGGATTTTGCTCGCGCGCAAGATGCGGGAATTGGATCTCACGCCTTCGGTGCGCGAGCGGTTGATTGGCAAAATTCGAGAGGCCAATGAGGAGTTGCGGCGAGCTCGGGAGGAGCTACAACAGGCCGAGAGCGCTCTGGCACGGAGCCGGCGTAAGGACAACCGCGAGTTGCGCGCGCGCGTGCGAGCGGCCCGACGGCGGGTGCGAGAGCTGGAGGAGAAATATGGCGTGGCTTTGCAAGACCCGGCACGGACGCTGGAGCAGATCACACGGGGCGAACAGCAGTCCGAGCAAGCGCGAAAGGAGTTGACGGAAGCGAATCTTCGTCTGGTGATCGCCTTCGCTAAGCGGTATGCGCACTTGGGATTGCCATTGCTGGACCTCATTCAGGAGGGGAACATCGGCCTGATGAAGGCCGTCGAGAAGTTCGACTATCGGCGAGGATATAAGTTCTCGACCTATGCCGTGTGGTGGATTCGGCAGGCGATTCGGCGGGCGATCTCGGACAAGGCGCGGACGATTCGGTTGCCCGTGCATGTGACGGACACGTTGGAGCGCGTCCGACAGGTGACGCGGGAACTTGGGGAGAAGCTCGGGCGCGAGCCGACACCAGCCGAGATCGCGCGGAAGGTGGGGATCACGACCGAGAAGCTGCGGCAACTCATGGAAGCCGCGCAGGGACCGGTCTCACTGGAGACGCCCATGTTCGAGAACGAGGAGGTCCGGCTCGGCCATTTGATCCCGGACAAAAGCTCCAATAATCCTATTGAGCTGGCGATTCAGAACAATCTCAAGCGTGTGACGGAGGAATCGCTCCAGGTCCTTACTCCCCGCGAGCAGACGATTATTCGGATGCGGTTCGGCCTGAATCCGCAGGGGGAGGAATATACGCTTGAGGAGATTGGCAAGCACTTGGGGGTCACCCGCGAACGCGTCCGTCAGATCGAGGCCCGAGCGTTGGCGAAGCTTCGACATCCGGCGATCAGTTCCAAGCTCAAGTCCTTCCTGGGATGA
- a CDS encoding YifB family Mg chelatase-like AAA ATPase — protein sequence MLFKVLSAATLGIEAYLVEVEVDLSPRAGDQAGAAFIMVGLPDAAVRESRERIRAAIQNCGFFFPIHRVTVNLAPADIKKEGSSFDLPIAVGILGANGYLEGVSLEDALFVGELSLDGRVRPIRGALPIAVAARAWGIRRIFLPQENAREAAVVEGVDVFPVGALPEVVQILIGQRSATPLRLSLEEFSTDINRYAVDFSEVKGQLAAKRAIEVACAGGHNILMIGPPGSGKTMLAKRIPTILPPLTFEEAIEVTKIHSVSGLTEERGLVVTRPFRAPHHTISDAGLIGGGVIPRPGEVSLAHNGVLFLDELPEFDRNVLEVLRQPLEDGRVTISRAAMSLTFPARFMLVAAMNPCPCGYWGSRVRECTCTPAMIQRYVSKISGPLLDRIDIHVEVPAVRFRELTEDAPSEHSLAIRERVVRARSLQLRRYVADGIYCNAQMTPRLIRKYCRLEESAQRLLEHAVSRLGLSARAYDRILKVSRTIADLEESERIRSHHVSEAIQYRSLDRAYWM from the coding sequence ATGCTCTTTAAGGTCCTCAGCGCCGCGACGCTCGGTATTGAGGCGTATCTTGTGGAGGTGGAGGTGGATCTCTCGCCTCGAGCGGGAGATCAAGCCGGAGCGGCTTTCATCATGGTGGGCTTGCCCGATGCCGCCGTTCGAGAAAGTCGCGAGCGGATTCGCGCGGCGATCCAAAACTGCGGATTCTTCTTCCCCATCCATCGGGTCACGGTGAATCTCGCGCCGGCGGACATCAAGAAGGAGGGATCGAGCTTCGATCTGCCGATCGCGGTGGGCATTCTCGGGGCGAACGGATACTTGGAGGGCGTGAGCCTGGAGGATGCGCTCTTCGTCGGAGAGCTTTCCTTGGACGGTCGAGTCCGACCCATTCGCGGCGCCCTGCCGATTGCCGTAGCGGCGAGAGCGTGGGGGATCCGAAGGATATTCCTGCCGCAGGAGAACGCGCGCGAAGCAGCCGTCGTGGAGGGAGTTGACGTCTTCCCCGTGGGAGCGCTTCCCGAAGTCGTGCAGATCCTCATCGGACAGCGATCGGCAACTCCTCTGCGCCTCTCTCTCGAGGAGTTCTCGACCGACATCAATCGCTATGCCGTTGATTTCAGCGAGGTGAAGGGACAATTGGCGGCGAAGCGCGCCATCGAGGTCGCTTGTGCTGGGGGGCATAACATCCTGATGATCGGTCCGCCCGGCAGCGGCAAGACGATGCTCGCCAAACGCATCCCGACCATCTTGCCTCCGCTCACCTTCGAAGAGGCCATTGAGGTCACCAAGATTCACAGCGTCTCGGGATTGACCGAAGAGCGCGGTTTGGTGGTGACGCGTCCGTTTCGCGCGCCACATCACACGATCAGTGATGCCGGGTTGATCGGGGGCGGGGTCATCCCACGTCCGGGCGAAGTCAGTCTCGCCCATAATGGCGTCCTCTTCTTGGACGAATTGCCCGAATTTGATCGAAATGTGCTCGAGGTACTGCGTCAGCCGCTCGAAGACGGGCGGGTGACGATCTCGCGCGCGGCGATGTCGCTGACGTTCCCCGCGCGGTTCATGCTCGTGGCCGCGATGAACCCATGCCCGTGCGGGTATTGGGGGTCGCGCGTTCGCGAATGTACATGCACCCCGGCGATGATCCAGCGCTACGTCTCGAAGATCTCCGGGCCATTATTGGATCGCATAGACATTCACGTCGAGGTCCCGGCGGTGAGATTCCGGGAACTCACCGAGGATGCCCCGAGCGAGCACTCTCTAGCAATCCGGGAGCGCGTCGTGCGCGCGCGCTCCCTTCAGTTGCGCCGGTATGTGGCCGACGGCATTTATTGTAACGCCCAGATGACGCCTCGGCTGATTCGCAAGTACTGTCGTTTGGAGGAATCGGCGCAGCGCCTCTTGGAGCATGCCGTCTCGCGCCTGGGGCTTTCGGCGCGCGCCTATGATCGCATTCTGAAGGTGAGCCGTACGATCGCCGATCTCGAAGAGAGCGAACGGATTCGATCGCATCACGTCTCGGAAGCCATTCAGTATCGCAGCCTCGATCGTGCGTACTGGATGTGA